The nucleotide window GAAGCGGTCTTCGGTGCCCAGAATGTCGGTGATCATGGGGATCGCGAGCCAGGAGTTCGAGGCCATGAGGCCGCGCATCGTGATGGCGAGCAGCGCGTCGTCGAAGGGCCGGGGCTCCATCGGCTTCTCGCCGCAGAAGACGAGCAGGGCGTTCATTTCCTCCCGGGCGCGGTTGCGTTCCCATTCCCCCGGCGACCGGGTGAGGGCGAACCAGGCATTCCAAAAGGTGTGGACGGGCGGGTGATCGTGGGTGGCGTAGGTCGCGAGCGAGAGGCGGGCGTAATCCTTTCCCGGAGTCAGGTTCGGTGCGCCATCGTAGGGGCGCTCCCACTGGGGAATCTTGAATCCGGGGACCTCGAGGCGCTCGAGAACGGGACGGACGTAGGGCGGCACGGTGCCGAGATCCTCCGCGATGAGTCTCGGGGCTTCGATTTCCTCGAGGAAAATGCGGTAGAGAATCTCGCCGTGGCGGCAGTTCGCCTCGCAGTTTTCCGGCGTGGAGTCGTCGCGCGGCATGAACCCGGGCAGAAGGCCCCCGGTGAGGGCCTTCGCCTGCTCCTCGGTGAGATCGAGGAATTCGGCGTTGCGTTGCGGCGGCCAGGGAAAGCTGTAGATGCGGAAAAATCCGAGCGCGTGATCGACGCGAATGAGGTCGAACAGCGCGACCATTGCGCGCAGGCGACGGCGCCACCACGCGAAGTTATCCCGCGACATGGCCTGCCAGTCGTAAAGCGGGAAGCCCCAGTTCTGGCCCCATTTCGCGGTGAAGGGATCGCTGGCGAAGACGCCCTCCGGCGGCGCGCCGCACGAGCGGGTGAGGTCGAAGACTTCCGGCTCGCTCCAGACGTCCGCACTGTAAACGCTCACGCCGACCGGCACGTCGCCCATGAGCGAGACGCCGAGTTTCGCGCAAAAATCCCGCGCGGCGGTCCACTGCGAGAAGGCGATCCATTGCACGTAGCTGTGGAAGTCGACGAGGCGCTCGACCTCGGCGCGGAGATCGTCGGATTGCGCCTCCAGCCAGGCTGTTGCGCCGGGCAGGGTGCGCTGTTCCTCGGGCCAGAGCTCGAAGACCTCGGACTCGTCGTGCAAGGTGACGAGCGCGCGGAAGAACGCGTAGGGGGCCAGCCATTCCTCGTGTTCGGAGACAAATTCGTCGAAGGCGGCGACGCGGTCGGCGTCGGATTTCTCGCGGAAATTCGTGTGCGCGGCGGCGAGCAGGGCGCGCTTGAGTTTCTTCACCTCGGCGTAGCGCACGGAACCGGCCCGGAGCGTCTCGAGATCGAACTCGGCGGTGATGCTCTTGAAATCGCGCTTCCGCAGATCGGGCAATTCGTCGGGAAAAGTCGCGATGGTCGTCGGGTCGAGCGCCATCGAGCTGATGATGTTGTAGGGGCTGTTGTCCGCGCCGGATTCGTTCACCGGGAGGATCTGCACGACCCGCAATCCGTGGCCGGCGGCCCATGTGGCAAACTCGCGGAGGGCCAGAGTGTCGCCGACCCCGAGATCCTGGGAGCCACGAAGGGCAAAAACGGGTGCGAGAACGCCAGCAATGCGGTGGTCGGGATGCAGCACGGTTGGTTACCTAGCCGGAACCCATTCCGTCGGCAAGGGCGGAGCCCATATCAGAGAAAATCCCGCTTTCCGGCTTTGCGTTTCCGCCGGCCTGCGAGAATATTTCGCCTCGCATGTCGAAACATCGCCACCTGATCGTTCAGCCGGACGACGGCACCGCCCCGGTCATTGCCTTTATCACCCGAGCTCGCGAGTCGTTGCTCATCAAGCAGTTCACGTTCACCGAGCCGGAGATTCAGCAGGCGGTGATCGATCGCCACAAGGCCGGCGTGGCCGTGCGCGTGATGTTGAATGCGCAGCGCTCGTCGGGCACCCGCGCCAACGACGAGACGTTCGAGCTGCTCAAGGCGGCCGGCGTGCCCGTGCAGTGGAGCAGTCCGCATTTTGTCGTCACGCACGAGAAGTCGATCGTCGTGGACGAGAAGGTGGCGCTCATTGCGACCTTCAACCTCTGCGAGAAATATTTCACTCTCACGCGCGATTACGGCGTGATCGTCGACCTGCCGTCGAAGGTCGCGCAGGTCGTCGAGGGCTTCAATGCCGACTGGGAGCATCGCAAATGGCTGCCGGACGAGGATACCGGCCTGCTGTGGAGCAATAACAACTCGCGGCTGCTCATGTCGGAGTTCATCGATCGCGCGGAGAAGACGCTCGAGATCCAGCACCCGAAATTTGTCGACGCGACCGTCACCGAGCGCATCGCCGCGGCGGCCCAGCGCGGCGTGCACGTGCGCGTGCTCTGCGGCGGCAAGCACGGCATCAGCGAATGGGACATTCTCGACACGTTTTCCTCGCTGCGCCTGCTCCATTACATGGGCGTGAAGGTGCACAAGCAGAAGAACCTCCGGCTCCACGCAAAGCTCATCATCGTCGATGGCGAGCATGCGCTGGTCGGGTCGATGAACATCGATCGCAGCGCTTTCGACCTGCGGCGCGAGCTCGGAACGACAATCGCGGATATCGAGATCATCGAGCAACTTTCGACCGTCTTCGAGGACGACTGGGACCACTCGCACCGCTACGAGACGCCGGATCCGCTGCAGGCGCTGCATCATCACGAGGACGACTTCCCGCACGATCCCGACCTGCACCATGAGTGAGGAGGCGTCTGCGCCCGATGCCATCAAGCCACCGGGGCTGCTCGAGCTGGCGCTGACGTTCAACAAGATCGCGATCGCGAGCTTCGGCGGCGGGCTTTCGGCCTGGTCGCGCGAGGTGGTGGTGGTCGAGCGGAAATGGATGACGGAGGAGGAATTCCTCAGCGCGCTCACGATCTGCCGGATCCTGCCCGGGGCGAATCAGGTGAATCTCGCCGTCTTCGTGGGGGTGAAATTTCACGGCATCCTCGGCGCGATCGCGGCCACGATCGGGCTGACCTTCGTGCCGGTGCTCATCGTGCTCGGGATGGGCTGGTTTTACTTCACCTACAGCAAGGTGCCGGCGATGAAATCCATTCTGCACGGCATGACCGCGGCTGCGGTGGCGATGACGCTGTCGATGGCCTTCAAGACGGGTAGGAAATGCCTGGGGTCGCCGGTGGCCATCGGGCTCTTCCTCGCGATTTTTGTGCTGAGCGCGATCCTGCGATTTCCGCTCTGGGCTTCGCTGGCGATCTGCGGC belongs to Chthoniobacterales bacterium and includes:
- a CDS encoding 4-alpha-glucanotransferase; translation: MLHPDHRIAGVLAPVFALRGSQDLGVGDTLALREFATWAAGHGLRVVQILPVNESGADNSPYNIISSMALDPTTIATFPDELPDLRKRDFKSITAEFDLETLRAGSVRYAEVKKLKRALLAAAHTNFREKSDADRVAAFDEFVSEHEEWLAPYAFFRALVTLHDESEVFELWPEEQRTLPGATAWLEAQSDDLRAEVERLVDFHSYVQWIAFSQWTAARDFCAKLGVSLMGDVPVGVSVYSADVWSEPEVFDLTRSCGAPPEGVFASDPFTAKWGQNWGFPLYDWQAMSRDNFAWWRRRLRAMVALFDLIRVDHALGFFRIYSFPWPPQRNAEFLDLTEEQAKALTGGLLPGFMPRDDSTPENCEANCRHGEILYRIFLEEIEAPRLIAEDLGTVPPYVRPVLERLEVPGFKIPQWERPYDGAPNLTPGKDYARLSLATYATHDHPPVHTFWNAWFALTRSPGEWERNRAREEMNALLVFCGEKPMEPRPFDDALLAITMRGLMASNSWLAIPMITDILGTEDRFNVPGAIGDQNWTARLTTVSAELDKNHAPQLEILHQILAQTGRILK
- a CDS encoding phospholipase D-like domain-containing protein, which encodes MSKHRHLIVQPDDGTAPVIAFITRARESLLIKQFTFTEPEIQQAVIDRHKAGVAVRVMLNAQRSSGTRANDETFELLKAAGVPVQWSSPHFVVTHEKSIVVDEKVALIATFNLCEKYFTLTRDYGVIVDLPSKVAQVVEGFNADWEHRKWLPDEDTGLLWSNNNSRLLMSEFIDRAEKTLEIQHPKFVDATVTERIAAAAQRGVHVRVLCGGKHGISEWDILDTFSSLRLLHYMGVKVHKQKNLRLHAKLIIVDGEHALVGSMNIDRSAFDLRRELGTTIADIEIIEQLSTVFEDDWDHSHRYETPDPLQALHHHEDDFPHDPDLHHE
- a CDS encoding chromate transporter, with the protein product MSEEASAPDAIKPPGLLELALTFNKIAIASFGGGLSAWSREVVVVERKWMTEEEFLSALTICRILPGANQVNLAVFVGVKFHGILGAIAATIGLTFVPVLIVLGMGWFYFTYSKVPAMKSILHGMTAAAVAMTLSMAFKTGRKCLGSPVAIGLFLAIFVLSAILRFPLWASLAICGPIALWWGWPRARAKEAA